The Laspinema palackyanum D2c sequence TTTAACAGAATCAATCGCCTTCCAAGACTCAACTCAATTTCCACTAGAAATTGATCTGCTGCTTTGCTGTTGCCGTACTCAGATGTCGGCTGAATATGCTGCTAGAATTCATCAATTAGTTCAACAAAACATTAATTGGAATTACTTAGTTAATACTGCCCGCCGACATGAAGTCATCCCTCTACTTTACTGGCAGCTTAAGAATGTTTGTCCAGAAGCTGTTCCTCAAGATATCCTTAACAAGCTTCGCAGCGCCTTTAGTGCCAATGCTAAAAAAAACTTAGCGATAACAGTAGATTTAGTAAAAATTTTAAATCTTTTTCAGAATCATAACATTCCAGTTATTGCATTAAAAGGACCTGTTTTAGCCTGTTATGCCTACAACAACCTGGGTTTGCGAACTTTTGTAGATTTAGATATTTTAGTCCCAGAAGAGTTTGCTTTAGCAGCGATAGATTTGTTAACCGAGCACGGCTATGAACGGATGTATAAGTTTAAAGATTTCCAGATCCCAAGGTATATCAAGTTGAGAAATGAGCTGGCGTTCGTCTTTGAAAGTAAAAATTTTTCTATCGATTTACACTGGGCTTTAATGCCAGAGCCTTTGCGTTCTGTTTCTAAGCTTTTAAGCTATGAGAATCAAGAAATTTATATCGGCAGCAATAAATTTAAAATTCCAACTCTTTCGGCAGAAAGCTTGCTGTTATTTCTTTGTATCCATTCTACTAAACACAGTTGGTCGTCCTTAAAATTTGTTTGCGATTTAGCGGAAGTGATTCGCTCTAAGCCCGAACTAGATTGGAAATTGATAGAGTCACAGGCAGAAAGTCTGGGAACTAAAAATATTCTGTTTTTAGGTCTTTATCTTTGTCAAGAGTTGCTAGGTACAGTGCTGCCTAAAGAAATTTCTCAAAAACTTGAGGCAAATCCACAGCTTAAAATCTGGATTTCTCAAATTAAACAACAACTTTTTGAAGCGGAAGGAAGAATTAATTTTTTCAAAAAACATAGGATTTATCTGCAAACATTATCTTGGAAAAATAAGCTTTCGTTCTATTTTAATACTTTAGTCACTCCTACCCCTTACGAGTTAATCATGGTATCCCTTCCGGATTGGTTATTTCCTCTATATTATTTACTGCGCCCGATTCGGATGTTCGTTAAGTACAGCAATCGCCTAATCAGTGGAAGTGGTGCCTAAGTTTTGGTTTAGAACTCATCCCTATTTCCACTTGAAATCTTATGGAAATATTGTGGCAGCGTTAAACAAATCTAATCCAGAAGTTTGTGCCATCGCATCGTACTATTGTTTTTAGCAATAAATTCCCCTTCTACTTTATATTGAAGGGTCTTTCAATCGACAACTTCCTCGGCTCTCCTGAAAAAACGCCAACATTGAGCTAAACTTTGATGCGTTTGTCCTGTGATTACTACTTTTCCTCTGATTAAAGTGATAAAAAAGCGTTAGCTTGCGCTTATAATAGGCGGGCCACCATCAAACCCAGGGCCAGGGTTGTTTAAGGTATTCTCAACGGCAGATAATTTAGTTAAGGTGGGAGTTGACCAGGGTTCTTTTACCTGGTTACTTTGAGTCGAATTGGAAGGTTGTTTGGATGGGTCTGTCGTGGAAAAATTGGAGTTCATGGGTTTTATCTGTAAGGCTAGATCTTTGGGTGTTACAATTTATCTTACCTTAATAAGTCAATAGATAAATCTAAGTAGGTGAACATAAATAAACATAAAAAGAACCTAACACACCAACATCCTTCCCTAGTAGGTAAGGAGAAAATCAACTCAAATCACCTTCCCTACTCGACGCGGGGAGGGAAGGAGAGGTCAACTGATGGAGCCTAGGATTCTACGTTTAATTGGGTCTACCTACTTATAACCCACATTCCGCACTTCAAAATGTAGTATATTATGCTAAGCATTCAAAGCTTTTTACGAAAAAAGCTTTGAATGCCGTGATAAGTAAAAATACATACTACATTAACTATTGAGATTAAATTTCAACTATAGAAGCTGTGATCCACTTTTTCCGTTAAAACACATCTTGTAGTATGCTTGAAGTGCGGAATATGGGTTATAACATAGTTGAACAACTAAAGTCAAGTAAAACCTTGGCTGGATTGCGTAAAAAATTCAGGTTTTAACAATGTCCGAACCCTTACAGACTTCTTCTGGTAAACAGTCTAATCTAAGCCTAGCAACGGTTGTGGTTCAAAACCCTGACCTGTTGGATTGCGAACTGGATGAAGATTTGGTATTGATGAGTATTGAGAATGAAGCCTATTACGGGATGAATGGGATAGGTAAGCGCATTTGGTGGGCTATGGCCACCCCAGTTTCCGTGCAAGCCCTCTGCGAGCAGCTACAGCAACAGTTTGAGGTAGAT is a genomic window containing:
- a CDS encoding nucleotidyltransferase domain-containing protein, which gives rise to MTVLTESIAFQDSTQFPLEIDLLLCCCRTQMSAEYAARIHQLVQQNINWNYLVNTARRHEVIPLLYWQLKNVCPEAVPQDILNKLRSAFSANAKKNLAITVDLVKILNLFQNHNIPVIALKGPVLACYAYNNLGLRTFVDLDILVPEEFALAAIDLLTEHGYERMYKFKDFQIPRYIKLRNELAFVFESKNFSIDLHWALMPEPLRSVSKLLSYENQEIYIGSNKFKIPTLSAESLLLFLCIHSTKHSWSSLKFVCDLAEVIRSKPELDWKLIESQAESLGTKNILFLGLYLCQELLGTVLPKEISQKLEANPQLKIWISQIKQQLFEAEGRINFFKKHRIYLQTLSWKNKLSFYFNTLVTPTPYELIMVSLPDWLFPLYYLLRPIRMFVKYSNRLISGSGA
- a CDS encoding PqqD family peptide modification chaperone — translated: MSEPLQTSSGKQSNLSLATVVVQNPDLLDCELDEDLVLMSIENEAYYGMNGIGKRIWWAMATPVSVQALCEQLQQQFEVDPLACENEVMNYLNTLLVEGLIHEV